From Dreissena polymorpha isolate Duluth1 chromosome 15, UMN_Dpol_1.0, whole genome shotgun sequence, a single genomic window includes:
- the LOC127859756 gene encoding putative nuclease HARBI1 — protein sequence MVRAGDRPLAGKLRNRAVFLRCRAKQDRERSYTVGPKDGKLCMGSTKSDDNTIHQQKDEIQANIPSVLAALEKKLDTIHFPITAEDFRRVKTVFFRLGKNPNVIGAVDGTLIPIIAPSEAEEVYVCRKGYHAINVQAVVDHEMTFTDVVAQWPGSVHDSTIMENCALKQWLTTTNNNWLLGDSGNGLKPYLLTPIGTPSTPSEVLYNNARVKTRLVVERAFRILKSRFRCLHKSGGCLLVKPSKAAQIVSVCMRLHNLCKEMNVPTPLVLEEDDHNEHVFDGPLNGNGVQTRQSVVNLL from the exons ATGGTCCGGGCAGGAGACCGACCCCTAGCGGGAAAGTTGCGAAACCGTGCCGTGTTTCTGAGGTGTCGAGCCAAACAAGACCGAGAAAGGTCGTACACGGTTGGGCCCAAAGATGGTAAACTATGCATGGGTAGTACGAAGTCTGATGACAATACGATACATCAACAGAAAGATGAAATACAAGCAAACATTCCCTCT gtgTTGGCAGCGCTTGAAAAAAAATTGGACACAATCCATTTTCCAATAACAGCTGAAGACTTCAGAAGAgtcaaaactgttttttttaggCTGGGAAAAAATCCAAATGTTATTGGTGCTGTTGATGGAACCTTAATACCCATAATTGCACCAAGTGAGGCGGAGGAGGTGTATGTTTGCCGGAAGGGCTACCATGCTATAAATGTTCAAGCGGTCGTGGACCATGAAATGAC ATTCACTGATGTTGTTGCCCAATGGCCAGGCTCAGTTCATGACAGCACAATCATGGAAAACTGTGCCTTGAAGCAGTGGCTGACAACTACTAACAACAACTGGCTGTTGGGCGACAGTGGTAATGGTTTAAAACCGTATCTACTAACACCAATTGGTACACCAAGTACACCATCAGAGGTTCTTTACAACAATGCCCGTGTTAAAACCAGACTAGTGGTGGAGAGGGCATTTAGGATATTGAAATCCAGGTTTAG ATGTTTACACAAAAGTGGAGGATGCCTCTTAGTCAAGCCCTCAAAAGCTGCACAAATTGTTAGTGTATGCATGAGATTACATAATCTGTGCAAGGAAATGAATGTTCCAACCCCACTTGTCTTGGAGGAGGACGACCATAACGAACATGTGTTTGATGGGCCACTTAATGGCAATGGCGTGCAAACGCGGCAAAGTGTagtcaatttattataa